From the Achromobacter xylosoxidans A8 genome, the window GCGCTCGCGGAACGCCGTGGCAAAGTTGGTGGCGTGCCGGTAGCCCACGCAATGCGCTGCCTGCTGCACGCTGCAGCCCCGCGCCAGCTGCTCGCGGGCGACTTCCAGGCGGCGTTCGCGCAGCCAGGCGAAGACGGAACACTGGTAGGCGGCGCGGAACTTGGCGCGCAGGGTGCTGGGACTCATGCAGGCCAGCTTTGCCAGATCCTCAAGCGTGTGCTCCTCGCCGGGCGCGCTGTGCAGCCGTTCCCGTACCCGCTCCAGCAACTGCCGGTCACGTCGCGACACCGCGCCGACCTCGGGCTCCCGCTGGTCCAGCGACGCCAGCGCATGCGCCAGAAGTTGCGCGCCGACGCCCTCGCGCAGCATGGCGCGCAGCGGATCGTCCCAGCGGCATTCCAGCAGATGTTCGATGGCCTGCATCAGGTGCGCCTGCACTTGCCAGCGTCTCAGCCGGAAGGCGGGGGTGCGCAAGACTTTGCGGATCTGGTCGCTGAACGGGTCGTCGTCCGCGCCGTCCGGTTCGGACAGCGACAGATTGACGCTGCGCAGCCGTTGGCCTGCATGGTGGATGCCGGTCATGGCGACCGTATCGCCGTACGCGGCGCTGACGCCGCTTTGGGCAACGAGCTGCAGGTCGTCATGACCGCCCACGCGCGCCTGGGCCTGTCCTTGCAGCATGACGATGGCCGAAAAGCGGGGCGTCATGACGGAGGTCGATTCGTAATGGTGATGCACCAGCACGTCGGACATAACCAGGGTCAGGCCGGGCCGGATCGCATGCTCTTCGACGCGGCCCTCGGCGATGCAGACGGTATCCGGATCGGCGCCTGCGCTGTCGAACCCCGGCAACTGGTAGTGGAATCCGTTATGGCCGCCCAGGCGGTTGAAATCTGCGACGGTGAATCGGACAGTGGGGGAGGAAGGATTCAATGGCGTCACTCGCGCTGCGGGTTGAGTCCTCGGGCGTTGGCACGGGGAGGCGGCGGGGTTCAAATGAGAATAGCATATATTCGCATTGATTCGACGGCATTGCGGAGCCTCTCAGGGCGCGGCGCAATCTCCCAGCTGGTCGCCCATGATGTCGCGGTACCACTCGTGGAAATGCAGCATTCCGTCTTCCATGGGCGATTGGTATGGACCGCTTTCGCTTACCCCGCGTCGCAGGAGCGCCAGCCTGCCGGCGTCCATGCGTTCGCCGATTTCGTCGTCTTCGATCGCGGTTTCCATGTAGGCCGCGCGCTGCGCCTCGACGAACTCGCGTTCGAACAGGGCGATTTCCTCGGGATAGTAGAACTCGGCGACGTTGACGGTTTCCTGCGGGCTTTTGGGGTAGAGCGTGGACAGCACCAGGACGTGCGGGTAGAGCTCGATCATGTGGGTGGGAAAGTACGTCACCCAGATCGCGCCGAAGTCCGGCGGCGCGCCGTCCCGGTAGCGCATCAATGTGCCGTGCCAGTCGCGGTATACGTCGGAACCAGGCTTTTCCAGGGAATCGTGCACGCCCACGCGTTGCAGGCTGTGGCGCTCGCCAAACTCCCAGCTCAGGTCATCGCAGGTAACGAAGCGTCCAAGGCCGGGGTGGAATGGCCCGACGTGATAGTCCTCCAGATAGACCTCGATGAAGGTTTTCCAGTTGTAGTTGCACTGGTGCACCTCGACGTGGTCCAAAACATAGTCCGAAAAATCGAATTCCGGCCGGGCGAACAGTCCGTCGAGATCCGCCTGCGGGTCGCCAGGGCCTTCGAACAGCAGGCCGTGGCAGCGCTTCAGGGGAAAACGCGGCAGGTTCAGGCATGGCGTGCTGGGAAATTGCGGTGCGCCCAGAATCTGGCCGCGATTGTCGTAGGTCCAACGGTGCAGCGGGCAGACGATGTTGCCGCCGCTGGCGGACAGGTTGCCTGCCGGTTTGCCCGGCCCGGCGACAGCGCCGGTCTCGCCGCCCAGGATGAGCGCCTGGCGGTGGCGGCATACGTTGGATATCAGCTCTACCCCGGCGGCGCCGCGCACCAGGACGCGCCCGCCGTCTTCATGCGGCAGCCTGCGCCAGTCGCCGGGTTCGGGTACGGTTTTCTCATGTCCGACATACAGCGGCGTGCGCTTGAATATCACTTCCTGTTCGCGGGCGAACAGGGCTTCGTCGAAATATGCCCGCACGTGCAGCGGGCTGAACGCCTGCTTTACGTGCGCAAGGCGGCCTACATCCGTCATGTCCGACTCCTTATGCCTTCCGCAAGGCCGCGGCCTGTCAGGCGGCTTCGGCGCTCTCGGCGTCGAGCCGGGCGATGCGTTCGGCGATGTCCAGTTTGGGGCAGGTGCTGCAATAGTCGCCGTCGCTTCTGCGGAAGTGGTGACAGCAGACCTGCCGGTCGATTGCGATGGCCGGCAGCGACCGCCGCTGATAGGTCAGATAGCCGCTGCCGCCGGCGATGCCCAAGCGCGCAAGCCAATCGGCCGCGGCTGCGGTTGCCCAGGCGTTGTCCGCTGCGCTCACGCCTGCGCGGGCTGCCAACAGGGCGGACAGGATGCAGTCGGCCTGCATGCAGGCGGTCGCTCGGGGATTGAGGCGCAGCGTCGCGCCCAGTTCGCGGTAGAACATGGCGCCGATCTCGCGCAGTTGCGTGGCGGCCGCATCCAGCCTTTTTTCCAGGCAGCCGTGCACGGGTTCATGGCGTTCCATGGTGTAGCCGGCGATGAAGCCGTTGGCGACCGGCTGGCTGAGCCGGGTCAGGTCCGGGACGATGCCGCTGCGGTGCGCGGCGATCACGCTGAGGTAGACGGGCTGCCAGATCAGCAG encodes:
- a CDS encoding siderophore ferric iron reductase, giving the protein MTRELDDLLALAGRLAPGLDGRVGPPDAPGIRPGACNADAIARLRDWWRERHPEAGPHYLALRCWGLLIWQPVYLSVIAAHRSGIVPDLTRLSQPVANGFIAGYTMERHEPVHGCLEKRLDAAATQLREIGAMFYRELGATLRLNPRATACMQADCILSALLAARAGVSAADNAWATAAAADWLARLGIAGGSGYLTYQRRSLPAIAIDRQVCCHHFRRSDGDYCSTCPKLDIAERIARLDAESAEAA
- a CDS encoding helix-turn-helix transcriptional regulator, encoding MTPLNPSSPTVRFTVADFNRLGGHNGFHYQLPGFDSAGADPDTVCIAEGRVEEHAIRPGLTLVMSDVLVHHHYESTSVMTPRFSAIVMLQGQAQARVGGHDDLQLVAQSGVSAAYGDTVAMTGIHHAGQRLRSVNLSLSEPDGADDDPFSDQIRKVLRTPAFRLRRWQVQAHLMQAIEHLLECRWDDPLRAMLREGVGAQLLAHALASLDQREPEVGAVSRRDRQLLERVRERLHSAPGEEHTLEDLAKLACMSPSTLRAKFRAAYQCSVFAWLRERRLEVAREQLARGCSVQQAAHCVGYRHATNFATAFRERYGVAPSELN
- a CDS encoding aromatic ring-hydroxylating oxygenase subunit alpha, whose translation is MTDVGRLAHVKQAFSPLHVRAYFDEALFAREQEVIFKRTPLYVGHEKTVPEPGDWRRLPHEDGGRVLVRGAAGVELISNVCRHRQALILGGETGAVAGPGKPAGNLSASGGNIVCPLHRWTYDNRGQILGAPQFPSTPCLNLPRFPLKRCHGLLFEGPGDPQADLDGLFARPEFDFSDYVLDHVEVHQCNYNWKTFIEVYLEDYHVGPFHPGLGRFVTCDDLSWEFGERHSLQRVGVHDSLEKPGSDVYRDWHGTLMRYRDGAPPDFGAIWVTYFPTHMIELYPHVLVLSTLYPKSPQETVNVAEFYYPEEIALFEREFVEAQRAAYMETAIEDDEIGERMDAGRLALLRRGVSESGPYQSPMEDGMLHFHEWYRDIMGDQLGDCAAP